A window of Rhodoligotrophos appendicifer contains these coding sequences:
- a CDS encoding PRC-barrel domain-containing protein, producing the protein MKIFPVLLLTSTMLLPVGAMAQTANDTSQAQRTEQNANANNNTASWERQARVSDLRGQMVYDPDGETIGRIDGVIVNNRNQPQAVIVFRNSLGLGEEPRLVALNQLGLQNDYVYMFRTEPNQIRNLAAYDENQQGMSDASDEQQVSLGQYRERSAENRQAEDGSIIVQQRAPSIRL; encoded by the coding sequence ATGAAGATCTTTCCAGTCCTTCTCCTAACCTCGACAATGCTGCTTCCCGTCGGGGCCATGGCACAGACGGCCAATGACACGAGCCAGGCTCAGCGCACGGAGCAGAACGCAAACGCCAACAACAACACCGCCAGCTGGGAACGACAGGCCCGCGTTTCGGATCTGAGAGGCCAGATGGTCTATGATCCCGATGGCGAGACAATCGGACGGATCGACGGCGTCATCGTCAACAACAGAAACCAGCCCCAGGCTGTCATCGTGTTCAGGAACTCCCTCGGCCTTGGCGAGGAGCCGCGGCTGGTCGCGCTCAACCAACTCGGCCTGCAGAACGACTATGTCTACATGTTCCGCACAGAGCCGAACCAGATCAGAAATCTTGCTGCCTATGACGAAAATCAGCAAGGCATGAGCGATGCAAGCGATGAGCAGCAGGTTTCTCTCGGCCAGTATCGCGAGCGGAGTGCGGAGAACCGCCAAGCCGAAGATGGCAGCATCATCGTGCAGCAACGGGCTCCGTCCATTCGCCTGT